The Gemmatimonadota bacterium genome contains a region encoding:
- a CDS encoding ethanolamine utilization protein EutN → MFLARVVGDVVATHRHVELAGHKLLLLRRLSLAGKEEGAELIGVDVVGVGVGERVLVVQEGNAARALFKNAKIPAQAVVVGVVDRVDLLTGEMPEDAA, encoded by the coding sequence ATGTTCCTCGCGCGCGTTGTCGGGGACGTCGTGGCGACGCATCGCCACGTTGAGCTGGCCGGGCACAAGTTGCTCTTGCTCCGCCGACTGAGTCTTGCGGGGAAGGAAGAGGGGGCGGAGTTGATTGGCGTGGACGTGGTTGGGGTCGGGGTGGGGGAGCGCGTGTTGGTGGTGCAGGAAGGGAACGCCGCCCGCGCGTTGTTCAAGAACGCGAAGATCCCGGCCCAGGCGGTGGTGGTCGGCGTGGTGGATCGCGTGGACCTGTTGACCGGCGAGATGCCGGAGGACGCGGCATGA
- a CDS encoding EutN/CcmL family microcompartment protein: protein MYLARVLGRLVATVKQDTLRGVPLQWVQPLTAHGAPAGKPIVALDRVGVGPGEVVVYITSREAAIVLDDPFAAVDAGIIAKVDWCDVGDARTLEG, encoded by the coding sequence ATGTACCTCGCGCGCGTGCTGGGCCGGCTGGTGGCGACCGTGAAGCAGGACACCCTGCGGGGTGTGCCGTTGCAGTGGGTGCAGCCGTTGACCGCACACGGTGCGCCGGCGGGCAAGCCGATCGTTGCCCTGGATCGCGTGGGGGTTGGGCCGGGGGAGGTGGTGGTGTACATCACGTCTCGTGAGGCGGCGATCGTGCTGGACGATCCCTTCGCTGCGGTCGACGCGGGGATTATCGCCAAGGTGGACTGGTGCGATGTGGGTGACGCGCGCACCCTGGAGGGCTGA
- the deoC gene encoding deoxyribose-phosphate aldolase, translating into MDVRELAKAVARELAARDQVSGRGAPPERQGNTASRGDHHPVIATPGNSTHAPPAGVRWVRDQARIADFIDHTLLKAEATAAEIDKLCAEARELRFAAVCVNPSWVSRCARQLASSGVAVATVVGFPLGATSSAAKAHETEVAVRDGATEIDMVVPVGHIKSNDWDHVADDIAAVVRAARGHLVKVIIESAALTPVEIIKASALSREMGAHYVKTSTGFHAAGGATSEAVALMRMVVGDALGVKASGGVRDCEAALRMIAAGATRIGTSSGVSMAKCLGQGPLPVGDLLTVAHGHGAACTTCQAGPSGTTY; encoded by the coding sequence ATGGATGTGCGGGAGTTGGCCAAGGCGGTGGCTCGGGAGCTGGCGGCGCGCGACCAGGTGTCCGGACGGGGGGCCCCCCCCGAACGACAGGGTAACACCGCATCGCGCGGCGATCATCATCCTGTCATTGCGACTCCCGGCAATTCCACGCACGCCCCCCCGGCGGGGGTCCGCTGGGTCCGCGACCAGGCGCGCATCGCCGACTTCATCGACCACACGCTGCTCAAGGCCGAAGCGACCGCCGCCGAGATAGACAAACTCTGCGCAGAGGCCCGCGAGCTGCGGTTTGCCGCCGTGTGCGTGAACCCCTCATGGGTCTCGCGATGTGCCAGACAGCTGGCGTCATCCGGTGTGGCCGTGGCCACCGTCGTTGGCTTTCCGCTTGGTGCGACCAGTTCCGCCGCCAAGGCACACGAAACCGAGGTCGCCGTGCGCGACGGGGCAACCGAGATCGACATGGTTGTGCCGGTCGGCCACATCAAGTCGAATGACTGGGACCACGTGGCCGACGATATCGCCGCCGTGGTGCGGGCCGCACGTGGTCATCTGGTGAAGGTGATCATCGAGTCCGCGGCGCTGACCCCGGTGGAGATCATCAAGGCGAGCGCGCTCTCCCGCGAGATGGGGGCCCACTACGTCAAGACGTCAACCGGATTTCACGCCGCCGGCGGCGCAACGTCGGAGGCGGTCGCCTTGATGCGGATGGTCGTCGGCGACGCCCTGGGGGTGAAGGCGTCCGGGGGCGTGCGCGATTGCGAGGCTGCGCTCCGCATGATCGCGGCCGGGGCCACGCGTATCGGTACGTCGAGTGGGGTCTCCATGGCGAAGTGCCTGGGGCAGGGACCGCTCCCTGTCGGGGACCTGCTGACCGTGGCGCACGGACACGGCGCCGCGTGTACCACCTGTCAGGCAGGCCCGAGCGGCACGACGTACTAG
- the dnaK gene encoding molecular chaperone DnaK: MPDKVIGIDLGTTNSVVAVLEGGDPVVIPNSEGGRTTPSVVGFTKDGERLVGQIAKRQAVTNPRNTVFSIKRFMGRKTTEVTEESKRVPYAIVAGPNDLSAVEVQGKRYTPPEVSAMILQKMKQTAEDYLGHGVTKAVITVPAYFNDSQRQATKDAGKIAGLEVLRIINEPTAAALAYGLDKKKDEKVAVFDLGGGTYDISVLELYDVDGTRQFEVKSTNGDTHLGGDDFDQRVIDWLVTEFKRDQAIDLSKDAMALQRLKEAAEKAKCELSSTMSTDINLPFITADQSGPKHLNYQLTRSKFEQLVDDLIQRTLEPMKKALDDAGLKPTEIDEVLLVGGSTRIPKIQEVVKGFFGKEPNKGVNPDEVVAIGAAVQGAVLTGEQKDVLLLDVTPLSLGIETLGGVMTVLIPRNTTIPTRKAETFSTADDNQSTVEIHVLQGERELALHNKTIGKFTLTGIPPAPRGMPQVEVTFDIDANGILNVGAKDKTTGKEQKIRIEASSGISKDEIERMVKDAEKNAGDDKRRREEIDTRNRLDSLAYEVEKNSKEWADRLSPEMKTRLETAVERARKAHRGDDMAEIKASLEELTNAYQEAGRSLYTQSQASEPTPDAGATGGDQASAGSDKKDDDVVEADYEIVDDPKKS, encoded by the coding sequence ATGCCTGACAAGGTCATTGGAATCGACCTCGGTACCACCAATTCGGTCGTCGCCGTCCTCGAGGGCGGAGATCCGGTCGTCATCCCCAACTCCGAGGGCGGCCGGACCACCCCCTCGGTCGTCGGTTTCACGAAGGACGGGGAACGGCTCGTCGGCCAGATCGCCAAGCGTCAGGCGGTGACCAACCCCAGGAACACCGTCTTCTCGATCAAGCGGTTCATGGGTCGCAAGACGACCGAGGTGACCGAGGAGAGCAAGCGCGTTCCCTACGCCATCGTCGCGGGCCCGAATGACCTGTCCGCCGTGGAGGTGCAGGGCAAGCGGTACACGCCCCCCGAAGTCTCCGCGATGATCCTGCAGAAGATGAAGCAGACGGCGGAAGACTACCTCGGACATGGGGTGACCAAGGCGGTCATCACCGTCCCAGCGTACTTCAACGACTCGCAGCGGCAGGCCACCAAGGACGCCGGCAAGATCGCCGGGCTCGAGGTCCTTCGTATCATCAACGAGCCGACGGCAGCCGCGCTCGCGTACGGCCTCGACAAGAAGAAGGACGAGAAGGTCGCCGTCTTCGACCTTGGCGGCGGCACGTACGACATCTCGGTCCTGGAACTGTACGACGTCGACGGCACCCGCCAGTTCGAGGTCAAGTCCACGAACGGCGACACCCACCTCGGCGGCGACGACTTCGATCAGCGCGTCATCGACTGGTTGGTCACTGAGTTCAAGCGTGACCAGGCCATTGACCTGTCCAAGGATGCGATGGCGCTCCAGCGCCTCAAGGAAGCGGCGGAGAAGGCCAAGTGCGAGTTGTCCTCGACCATGTCGACCGACATCAACCTGCCGTTCATCACCGCCGACCAATCGGGACCCAAGCACCTCAACTACCAGCTCACCCGCTCGAAGTTCGAGCAGCTGGTGGACGACCTGATCCAGCGCACGCTGGAGCCGATGAAGAAGGCCCTCGACGACGCCGGCCTCAAGCCAACGGAGATCGATGAGGTCCTCCTCGTTGGCGGCTCCACCCGGATTCCAAAGATCCAGGAAGTCGTCAAGGGCTTCTTTGGCAAAGAGCCGAACAAGGGCGTCAACCCGGACGAAGTCGTGGCGATCGGCGCGGCCGTGCAGGGTGCGGTGCTCACCGGCGAGCAGAAGGACGTGCTCCTGCTCGACGTCACGCCGCTGTCCCTGGGCATCGAGACGTTAGGCGGCGTGATGACTGTCCTCATCCCGCGCAATACGACCATCCCGACGCGCAAGGCCGAGACCTTCTCGACCGCGGACGACAACCAGTCGACGGTCGAGATCCACGTGCTCCAGGGCGAACGCGAACTCGCCCTGCACAACAAGACCATCGGCAAGTTCACCCTGACGGGGATCCCGCCGGCTCCGCGTGGCATGCCGCAGGTCGAGGTCACCTTTGACATCGATGCGAACGGCATCCTGAACGTCGGCGCCAAGGACAAGACCACCGGCAAGGAGCAGAAGATCCGCATCGAGGCCTCCAGCGGCATCTCCAAGGACGAGATCGAGCGGATGGTCAAGGATGCCGAAAAGAACGCCGGCGACGACAAGCGCCGCCGCGAGGAGATCGACACGCGGAATCGGCTCGATTCGCTCGCGTACGAAGTGGAGAAGAACTCCAAGGAGTGGGCGGATCGCCTCTCCCCCGAGATGAAGACCCGCCTGGAGACGGCGGTGGAGCGCGCCCGCAAGGCGCACCGCGGGGACGACATGGCCGAAATCAAGGCATCCCTCGAGGAGCTCACCAACGCCTATCAGGAGGCCGGGCGGTCACTGTACACCCAGTCCCAGGCGTCGGAACCCACCCCGGACGCAGGGGCGACCGGTGGGGACCAGGCGTCCGCCGGAAGCGACAAGAAGGATGACGACGTGGTCGAAGCGGACTACGAGATCGTCGACGATCCCAAGAAGTCGTAG
- a CDS encoding alkaline phosphatase family protein has product MRLSDILRATSSWLVLTFACACASAPGGAPASGATPPVQGQKPTLVVMLTVDQLRPDYLERFKGDLTRGFPRLLTRGAYFTNAHHDHAITETAPGHATLLTGRFPRSTGITRNIVGVNTPQFPLLVGAGAGAAPFRLRGTTLFDWLAAVHPGARALSVSAKDRSAILPVGRAKQEVYWYSDSGIFTTSTWYRAALPAWATAFNEAHPARAYAGTLWDLAPGVAFAEPDSVPVERGGRDFVYPHPFTRNPDSIGVAVRYSPMVDELTAQFAWRGFRELDLGRGPGVDLLAVSFSATDYVGHTYGPESREIHDNIVRLDRVLGAFLDSLYAIRDSSRIVFALSSDHGVQRIPELHGGVRVVMRPAMVAARALVRRFGGDTTAIDFESGGFFIEKEALAGGLTARLLTDSFMVAARKVNGVMRVERYDALARLDTLTDAIARRWVHMFPADIAPTAVVTLRPGSIYAGNVATHGTPHDADSHVPLLFVGEAFAPGRHDGFVRTVDLAATLAHALGIRPRERLDGRILQDAFRK; this is encoded by the coding sequence ATGAGGCTTTCTGACATCCTGCGGGCCACGTCGTCCTGGTTGGTCCTCACGTTCGCTTGCGCCTGTGCGTCCGCGCCCGGTGGTGCTCCCGCGTCCGGGGCAACGCCGCCGGTGCAAGGCCAGAAGCCCACCCTGGTCGTCATGCTGACGGTGGACCAGCTCCGTCCCGACTACCTCGAGCGGTTCAAGGGGGACCTGACGCGCGGCTTTCCCCGGCTCCTCACTCGGGGGGCGTACTTCACGAACGCCCATCATGATCACGCGATCACGGAGACCGCGCCGGGGCACGCGACCCTGCTGACGGGGCGCTTCCCGCGGTCGACCGGTATCACGCGAAACATCGTCGGGGTGAACACGCCTCAATTCCCGCTGCTCGTCGGCGCGGGGGCAGGGGCGGCCCCGTTCCGGCTGAGAGGCACCACGTTGTTTGACTGGCTCGCGGCGGTCCATCCCGGCGCACGCGCGCTCTCGGTGTCGGCCAAGGACCGCAGTGCCATTCTCCCGGTGGGGCGAGCGAAGCAGGAGGTCTACTGGTACTCCGATAGCGGCATCTTCACGACGAGCACCTGGTATCGCGCGGCCTTGCCCGCGTGGGCCACGGCCTTCAACGAGGCGCACCCTGCGCGTGCCTACGCGGGCACGTTGTGGGACCTCGCGCCAGGGGTCGCCTTCGCCGAGCCGGATAGCGTGCCGGTGGAGCGGGGGGGACGCGACTTTGTGTATCCGCACCCCTTCACAAGAAATCCGGACAGTATCGGTGTGGCGGTCCGTTACTCCCCGATGGTGGACGAGTTAACGGCCCAATTTGCGTGGCGTGGCTTTCGCGAGTTGGATCTCGGGCGTGGCCCCGGCGTGGACCTTCTCGCCGTCTCCTTCTCCGCGACCGACTACGTGGGCCATACCTATGGGCCCGAGTCCCGCGAGATCCACGACAATATCGTGCGGCTGGATCGGGTGCTCGGCGCTTTTCTCGACAGCCTATATGCGATCCGCGATTCGTCTCGCATCGTGTTTGCCCTCTCCTCCGATCACGGCGTGCAGCGGATTCCGGAATTGCACGGTGGGGTACGGGTGGTGATGCGGCCGGCGATGGTCGCTGCGCGCGCACTGGTCCGTCGATTTGGCGGCGACACGACGGCCATCGACTTCGAGAGCGGCGGCTTCTTCATTGAGAAGGAAGCATTGGCCGGCGGCCTGACCGCGCGCTTGCTCACGGACAGTTTCATGGTGGCTGCGCGCAAGGTGAATGGGGTGATGCGAGTCGAGCGCTACGACGCCCTCGCGCGCCTGGATACCCTCACGGATGCCATCGCCCGGCGGTGGGTGCACATGTTCCCCGCAGACATCGCGCCGACCGCCGTCGTAACCCTGCGACCCGGGAGCATCTACGCGGGCAATGTCGCGACGCATGGAACGCCGCACGATGCGGACTCCCACGTGCCGCTGCTGTTCGTGGGCGAGGCATTTGCGCCCGGACGGCACGACGGCTTCGTGCGCACGGTGGACCTGGCGGCCACGCTCGCCCACGCGTTAGGCATCCGTCCCAGGGAACGACTGGACGGGCGGATCCTGCAGGACGCCTTTCGGAAGTAA
- a CDS encoding class I SAM-dependent methyltransferase: protein MHTPLMYSSLAPWWPLFSSPADYAEEAAAFAELLPGRSRGKPEVLELGSGGGNLASHLKVHASMTLVDLAPEMLAVSQGLNPELEHLPGDMRSVDLGRTFDAVLIHDAVMYNTTPSDLQATMAAAARHCRTGGVVIMAPDCTRESYEPDTTHGGEDGPDGRSARYLSWSFDPDPSDTQFETVYTFVMRDVDGTMRAEVDRHVEGFFREAEWLRWLAEAGIAARCHVDAWDRPVFVGTRR from the coding sequence ATGCACACGCCGCTCATGTACTCCTCGTTGGCCCCCTGGTGGCCGCTGTTTTCGTCGCCCGCCGACTACGCAGAGGAGGCGGCGGCGTTCGCCGAACTGCTCCCCGGTCGGAGCCGCGGGAAGCCCGAGGTCCTCGAGCTCGGTTCCGGGGGCGGCAATCTCGCATCACACCTGAAGGTTCACGCCTCAATGACCCTCGTCGATCTCGCGCCCGAGATGCTTGCGGTGAGCCAGGGTCTCAACCCTGAGCTGGAGCACCTGCCGGGTGACATGCGGAGTGTTGATCTGGGGCGGACCTTCGACGCCGTCTTGATTCACGACGCGGTCATGTACAACACCACGCCGAGTGACCTGCAGGCCACGATGGCCGCAGCAGCCAGGCATTGTCGGACTGGCGGGGTCGTGATCATGGCGCCGGATTGCACCCGTGAGAGCTACGAACCGGACACCACGCACGGGGGTGAAGACGGGCCGGACGGACGTTCGGCACGATACCTCAGCTGGTCGTTCGATCCTGACCCATCGGATACGCAGTTCGAGACCGTGTACACCTTTGTCATGCGCGATGTCGACGGAACGATGCGCGCGGAGGTGGACCGTCACGTGGAGGGCTTCTTTCGCGAGGCGGAGTGGCTCCGCTGGCTGGCGGAGGCCGGGATCGCTGCGCGGTGCCACGTCGACGCCTGGGACCGACCGGTGTTTGTAGGCACCCGTCGTTGA
- a CDS encoding Do family serine endopeptidase: MSSLSSRAKLFGAVAIAFACGLVFASGFDLTPFGWAQSRTAPARQASMTPATAPASVVELNTSFVGIADRVGPAVVSIAAERTEQPTAQQRRPNIQRRNAPPGIEDFFQEFGPQQQQRPQFSSGTGFIVSKDGYILTNNHVVENMDKITVTLIDRRQLPARVVGRDPQTDVAVLKLTGTDFPVAAFGNDEGVKVGEWVLAIGNPLGLDHTVTAGIVSAKGRGGNDLRGLNTDRYAIQDFIQTDAAINPGNSGGPLVNIRGEVIGINTAIASGTGYYQGYGFAIPINLARDVMDDLVKNGRVRRAVVGVSIRDASPADAKAAGLKDISGALVHEYSSDPSPAKTAGIEVGDVIVKADGKVVDRTSTLQRIIRAHEPGETVELEVMRFGDRKTFKVKLIEAPAEERQVAENARSREAEREAEPVRGGSYEAKPLGATVEALTEEFIRESRLPAERRGVRVIAAERWAQRAGYFAPDGSDLITAVLFPRPRKDVRTTADLREVLSRVKDGDTVSLQVYNVQAQQSRVVSLTVGEQ, translated from the coding sequence ATGTCTTCGTTGTCTTCCCGTGCCAAGCTGTTCGGCGCCGTCGCGATTGCCTTCGCATGCGGCCTCGTCTTCGCCTCGGGCTTCGACCTGACGCCGTTTGGTTGGGCACAGTCCCGCACCGCGCCGGCTCGCCAAGCCAGCATGACGCCGGCCACTGCGCCAGCGTCGGTGGTCGAGCTCAACACCTCGTTCGTCGGCATCGCCGACCGCGTGGGGCCCGCCGTCGTCTCGATCGCGGCCGAACGCACGGAGCAGCCAACCGCGCAACAACGGCGGCCGAACATCCAGCGGCGCAATGCGCCTCCTGGCATCGAGGACTTCTTCCAGGAGTTTGGCCCGCAACAGCAGCAGCGTCCACAGTTCTCCAGCGGCACCGGCTTCATTGTGTCGAAGGATGGCTACATCCTCACGAACAACCATGTCGTCGAGAACATGGACAAGATCACGGTCACCTTGATCGACCGTCGACAGCTGCCGGCGCGGGTTGTGGGCCGTGACCCACAGACCGACGTCGCCGTGCTGAAACTGACCGGCACCGACTTCCCCGTTGCCGCCTTCGGCAACGACGAAGGGGTGAAGGTCGGCGAGTGGGTGCTCGCCATCGGCAACCCCCTCGGCCTCGACCACACGGTCACCGCCGGCATCGTCTCGGCGAAGGGCCGCGGCGGCAATGACCTGCGCGGGCTGAACACCGACCGGTACGCCATCCAGGACTTCATCCAGACCGACGCGGCGATCAACCCAGGCAACTCCGGTGGCCCGCTGGTCAACATTCGGGGCGAAGTGATTGGGATCAACACCGCCATTGCGTCGGGCACGGGCTATTACCAGGGCTACGGCTTCGCCATCCCGATCAACTTGGCGCGCGACGTGATGGACGACCTGGTGAAGAATGGCCGGGTGCGCCGGGCCGTCGTCGGCGTGAGCATTCGCGACGCGTCACCGGCAGACGCGAAGGCCGCGGGCCTCAAGGACATCTCCGGCGCGCTCGTGCATGAGTACTCCAGTGACCCGAGCCCGGCGAAGACGGCGGGCATCGAAGTGGGTGACGTCATCGTCAAGGCCGACGGCAAGGTCGTTGACCGGACCAGCACGCTGCAGCGCATCATCCGGGCACATGAGCCGGGCGAGACCGTTGAGTTGGAGGTCATGCGGTTTGGTGACCGCAAGACGTTCAAGGTCAAGCTGATCGAGGCGCCGGCCGAAGAGCGACAGGTCGCTGAGAATGCCCGAAGTCGTGAAGCCGAGAGGGAGGCCGAGCCGGTGCGCGGCGGCTCCTACGAGGCCAAGCCGCTCGGGGCCACGGTCGAGGCGCTCACCGAAGAGTTCATTCGCGAGAGCCGCCTGCCAGCGGAGCGCCGCGGTGTTCGGGTGATCGCGGCCGAGCGCTGGGCACAACGCGCGGGATATTTCGCCCCCGACGGCAGTGACCTGATCACCGCGGTGCTCTTCCCTCGCCCTCGCAAGGACGTCCGGACCACCGCCGACCTGCGCGAGGTTCTCAGCCGTGTCAAGGATGGCGACACCGTTTCGCTGCAGGTCTACAACGTTCAAGCGCAGCAGTCGCGGGTCGTGAGCCTGACAGTGGGCGAGCAGTAG
- a CDS encoding putative glycoside hydrolase, with protein sequence MTRAPCLILLAATAACSRQDVPEAGAQSPASISTPAAPAAPARTPKPDSVRALYVNAWAAGSRTRMAELIRIADATEVNAMIIDIKESDTFLAHTGTKVALAREIGADKRPSTTWLPALVDTLRAHGIYSIARIVVFKDRMLAERKPDLAIRHVNGGLWKDNKGGAWVNPYDRRVWDYNIAIAREALDMGFSELQWDYVRFPDVTDRARATMSFPGSNGVSRADNIRDFLLYSKAQVKDLGVPVTADVFGLVTHLEDDVGIGQNWERVIAASDAVLPMVYPSHYYAGLYGFPRPGLKPYEVVRLATADAVERTRFLADSAKVAVGEVRPWLEAMSIRGLRYGPAELRAQIQGAYDAGATGWALWNPGSRFTEFVDAFRPASGGPSPVEERGWKPPTWDLPRDRLSRLTQRRDQRARAAAVPADSTSAGRRP encoded by the coding sequence ATGACCCGCGCACCGTGCCTCATCCTCCTTGCCGCAACGGCGGCCTGCAGCCGACAGGACGTCCCTGAAGCGGGGGCGCAGTCCCCGGCGTCGATCTCGACACCGGCCGCCCCCGCCGCGCCCGCGCGAACGCCGAAGCCCGACTCCGTTCGCGCGCTGTACGTGAACGCCTGGGCCGCCGGGTCGCGCACCCGCATGGCTGAGCTGATCCGCATCGCCGACGCCACCGAGGTGAATGCGATGATCATCGACATCAAGGAGTCTGACACGTTCCTCGCACACACGGGGACCAAGGTCGCCTTGGCCCGCGAGATCGGCGCAGACAAGCGCCCGTCGACGACCTGGCTGCCAGCGCTGGTCGACACCCTGCGCGCACACGGCATCTACAGCATCGCTCGCATTGTCGTCTTCAAGGACCGGATGCTCGCGGAGCGGAAGCCGGACCTCGCGATTCGCCACGTGAACGGCGGGTTGTGGAAGGACAACAAGGGCGGCGCCTGGGTGAATCCCTACGATCGGCGGGTGTGGGACTACAACATCGCCATTGCGCGAGAAGCGCTCGACATGGGCTTCTCGGAGCTGCAGTGGGACTATGTGCGGTTCCCCGATGTCACAGACCGGGCACGCGCGACGATGTCGTTCCCGGGCAGCAACGGCGTCTCCCGTGCCGACAACATTCGGGACTTCCTGCTCTACTCCAAGGCACAGGTCAAAGACCTTGGGGTCCCGGTCACCGCGGATGTGTTCGGCCTCGTGACCCATCTTGAGGACGACGTCGGCATCGGGCAGAACTGGGAGCGGGTGATCGCTGCCTCGGATGCCGTGTTACCGATGGTGTATCCGTCCCACTACTACGCCGGCCTGTACGGTTTTCCGCGTCCCGGCCTCAAGCCGTATGAAGTGGTCCGGCTGGCCACCGCCGATGCCGTGGAACGCACGAGATTCCTCGCGGACTCGGCGAAGGTTGCGGTGGGAGAGGTGCGACCCTGGCTCGAGGCCATGAGTATTCGTGGCCTGCGCTATGGGCCTGCGGAATTGCGGGCGCAGATCCAGGGCGCCTACGACGCCGGTGCCACGGGCTGGGCACTCTGGAACCCAGGGAGCCGTTTCACCGAGTTTGTCGACGCCTTCCGCCCGGCGAGTGGCGGGCCGTCACCCGTCGAAGAGCGCGGGTGGAAGCCCCCGACGTGGGACCTCCCGCGTGATCGCCTGAGCCGCCTGACGCAGCGCCGCGACCAGCGTGCCCGGGCCGCCGCCGTCCCAGCGGACTCGACCTCGGCCGGTCGACGGCCTTAG
- a CDS encoding rhomboid family intramembrane serine protease encodes MIPISDENPTLRTPVMTIGVLGLIGAAWVLAQGAGFDPFQLSSSVCDLGMVPGEITHGAPLNMAVPMGQHGGQAWVCAVDDQPINTFTPLTSMFLHGSWAHLLGNALFLWVFGNNVEDSMGRGRFLVFYLACGLLAAGAHIISAPSSPVPTVGASGAISGMLGAYLVLYPRVLVKVLIPIIIIPWIVRVRAWVVLVMWFVWQVLGGLEQLSQLRGDISGGVAVWAHVGGFVAGFVLIRFFVDRELVGRRQALSDARLAFSDAAGR; translated from the coding sequence GTGATTCCCATCTCGGACGAAAACCCGACCCTGCGCACGCCGGTCATGACGATCGGGGTCCTGGGCCTGATCGGCGCGGCCTGGGTCCTGGCACAGGGAGCCGGATTCGACCCGTTTCAGCTGTCGTCGTCGGTGTGCGACCTCGGGATGGTGCCTGGGGAGATCACGCACGGCGCGCCGCTCAACATGGCGGTGCCGATGGGGCAGCATGGCGGCCAGGCATGGGTCTGTGCGGTGGACGACCAGCCGATCAACACCTTCACCCCGCTTACGTCGATGTTCCTGCACGGGAGCTGGGCGCACCTGCTGGGCAATGCGCTCTTTCTGTGGGTGTTCGGGAACAACGTCGAGGACTCGATGGGGCGGGGGCGTTTCCTCGTCTTTTACCTCGCCTGCGGCTTGCTCGCCGCCGGGGCGCACATCATTTCCGCGCCTTCTTCGCCGGTTCCCACGGTAGGGGCTTCCGGAGCGATCTCCGGGATGCTCGGTGCCTACCTGGTGCTGTATCCGCGTGTGCTCGTGAAGGTGCTGATCCCGATCATCATCATCCCCTGGATCGTGCGCGTCCGTGCGTGGGTGGTGTTGGTCATGTGGTTTGTGTGGCAGGTGTTGGGCGGACTCGAGCAGTTGAGCCAGTTGCGAGGCGACATCTCGGGCGGTGTGGCGGTGTGGGCGCACGTGGGAGGGTTTGTGGCAGGGTTCGTCCTGATCCGGTTCTTTGTGGATCGCGAGTTGGTGGGGCGTCGTCAGGCGTTGAGTGATGCGCGGCTGGCGTTCTCCGACGCCGCGGGCCGCTGA
- a CDS encoding matrixin family metalloprotease: protein MPDRIRLSIGAAAVLLAVACTPAVRVAHGVERACENRRPHWAASSVQPRTLTVAFAAPGRSRDGWGVYGDQRVRDAAAAWNALSLPLRLRVTPDLAAADIRVTVVDVLPADSDDPDGLRRYRAGVTRLDVTGAGTLRRAHVGIAERSPLGTPYSVEEQLATLVHELGHALGLPHAEHRLALMAAQPIVSSLTPADARLASRTLAMLECAPTAVAALR from the coding sequence ATGCCAGATCGGATTCGCCTCTCCATCGGCGCCGCTGCTGTCCTCCTGGCGGTCGCCTGCACCCCCGCGGTGCGGGTGGCCCACGGGGTGGAGCGCGCGTGCGAGAATCGCCGGCCGCACTGGGCCGCTTCGTCCGTGCAGCCCCGAACACTGACCGTCGCCTTCGCCGCGCCCGGACGGAGTCGCGACGGATGGGGGGTGTACGGCGACCAGCGCGTGCGCGACGCCGCCGCCGCCTGGAACGCCCTATCGCTCCCGCTGCGATTGCGCGTCACGCCGGACCTCGCGGCCGCCGACATCCGGGTCACGGTGGTCGATGTGCTGCCCGCCGACTCCGACGACCCCGACGGGCTGCGGCGGTACCGGGCCGGCGTCACTCGACTCGACGTGACGGGCGCCGGCACCCTGCGCCGCGCGCATGTCGGCATCGCCGAGCGTTCGCCACTGGGCACCCCCTACAGCGTCGAGGAGCAGCTGGCGACCCTCGTGCACGAACTCGGTCACGCCTTGGGACTTCCGCACGCGGAACACCGGCTTGCCCTGATGGCCGCTCAACCCATCGTCTCGTCGCTTACCCCAGCCGACGCGCGGCTGGCGTCTCGGACATTGGCGATGCTGGAGTGCGCCCCGACAGCGGTCGCCGCCCTTCGTTAG